One window of Betaproteobacteria bacterium genomic DNA carries:
- a CDS encoding endonuclease/exonuclease/phosphatase family protein — translation MKIAAWNLNHRTRMKDLSQGILEVIGEIAPDVLVLTEYVDGDSRAAFKEALKVQGLLHISVSKKIEGHNQVLIASRHGHTQGSVVAPLSDSHAETNFGCIRLLDSCLEVVGIRAPAYKTETGVEAYWAALEHRLQGVTDRSVLLIGDMNGDPANPHSVGGKHLGQLRERGWTIPNPIGEWSYSFGTGSTGSRIDHVLATASIGAITASYITRVGGHVVAGANDQAPLSDHAILVVELKANGEAAISEFTASRAELIVHVAAEGGGLDLVGCRKGGGWVFRRSVRDWTPELLDEEWIEHESQTVDTWDAALDLLDRYPWHRLTPIKVHPEFRKALFDAVVSRYGSNARGAYSTFEKWETLCRS, via the coding sequence ATGAAGATCGCCGCCTGGAACCTGAACCACCGTACCCGCATGAAGGACCTTTCTCAAGGCATTCTCGAAGTGATTGGCGAGATTGCCCCCGATGTCCTGGTGCTCACTGAATATGTCGACGGCGACTCGCGCGCTGCATTCAAGGAGGCCCTGAAAGTGCAGGGGCTCTTGCACATCTCCGTCTCAAAGAAAATCGAAGGTCACAATCAGGTTCTGATTGCGTCAAGGCATGGGCATACGCAGGGTTCTGTCGTAGCTCCTTTGAGTGACAGCCATGCTGAAACAAACTTTGGGTGCATTCGTCTTCTGGACTCATGTCTTGAAGTAGTGGGCATCCGCGCACCCGCTTATAAGACGGAGACAGGGGTTGAAGCCTATTGGGCGGCGCTGGAGCACCGTCTCCAAGGAGTGACCGATCGAAGCGTTCTCCTTATTGGCGATATGAATGGCGATCCCGCCAATCCGCATTCCGTGGGCGGAAAGCATCTAGGCCAGCTGCGAGAGCGTGGCTGGACGATTCCAAATCCAATAGGCGAGTGGAGCTACAGCTTCGGCACCGGATCGACTGGCAGCCGCATTGACCATGTGCTTGCAACGGCAAGCATCGGTGCCATCACAGCGTCGTACATCACAAGGGTCGGGGGGCATGTTGTGGCTGGCGCCAACGACCAGGCGCCTCTTTCCGATCACGCCATCTTGGTGGTGGAGCTCAAGGCAAATGGAGAGGCCGCCATTAGTGAATTCACAGCCTCGCGCGCCGAACTCATCGTGCACGTTGCAGCCGAGGGAGGGGGATTGGATCTCGTAGGGTGCCGAAAGGGTGGTGGGTGGGTGTTTCGACGAAGTGTCCGTGACTGGACGCCAGAACTACTGGACGAAGAGTGGATCGAGCACGAATCCCAGACTGTTGACACCTGGGACGCGGCACTAGATCTGCTTGATCGGTACCCTTGGCACCGTCTCACGCCGATAAAGGTTCATCCTGAATTTCGAAAAGCACTGTTCGACGCGGTGGTCAGCAGATATGGCTCGAATGCCAGGGGCGCCTACTCCACGTTTGAGAAGTGGGAGACGTTATGTCGCAGCTAG
- a CDS encoding DUF2034 domain-containing protein: MRTFGSTGKAVPILKHGRDRKGNSGRMARRRQSVIEDVLDAAAKLPWWLGVLLAIGTYFVFRWLAVPEPATPGSVRPPSAVVGSSIARALALAGQFLMPLVFLGGAAISAFQGAKRKRVVDLMKREPEWDGESPQPAASEQTLNPGLDLYSEWKEAGLGGYEPEAVDTSRWSLELLKALEWKRFEYVCAGYFEELGFRAKTVRAGPDGGVDIHLYTEGAEHPGIIVQCKAWKSRKVGVNLIRELFGVMSADKVQEGIFATTGTYSSDATQFAIGKNIHLINGEDILTKLQALPPHRQQSLLKFATEGDFMTPTCPSCGIKMAFRAPKAGGNPFWGCRNYPRCKTILQVSKGQ; the protein is encoded by the coding sequence TTGCGAACCTTCGGCTCGACCGGGAAAGCCGTACCGATCCTAAAGCACGGCCGCGACCGTAAAGGCAACTCAGGACGAATGGCAAGAAGACGACAGAGCGTAATAGAAGACGTTTTGGATGCCGCGGCAAAGCTGCCGTGGTGGCTCGGCGTACTGCTTGCAATCGGGACGTACTTCGTCTTTCGCTGGCTTGCCGTGCCCGAACCTGCGACCCCTGGATCAGTTCGCCCGCCGAGTGCGGTCGTGGGATCATCCATTGCGCGAGCGCTAGCTTTGGCAGGCCAGTTCCTGATGCCGCTAGTCTTTCTCGGCGGGGCCGCAATTTCTGCATTTCAGGGCGCCAAGCGCAAACGTGTTGTCGACCTGATGAAGCGCGAGCCGGAATGGGACGGGGAAAGCCCGCAACCCGCTGCTTCCGAGCAGACTCTGAACCCAGGTTTGGATCTCTACTCCGAATGGAAAGAAGCCGGGCTGGGGGGATATGAGCCCGAGGCTGTCGACACAAGTAGGTGGAGCCTCGAACTACTCAAGGCCTTGGAGTGGAAGCGCTTCGAGTACGTTTGCGCAGGGTACTTTGAGGAGTTGGGCTTTCGTGCCAAGACAGTTCGCGCCGGACCAGATGGGGGCGTCGACATCCATCTCTACACAGAGGGAGCTGAGCACCCGGGAATCATCGTCCAGTGCAAGGCGTGGAAATCTCGGAAAGTTGGGGTGAATCTGATTCGGGAGCTTTTCGGCGTCATGTCCGCCGACAAGGTCCAAGAAGGGATATTCGCCACGACAGGTACATATTCGAGCGACGCAACGCAGTTCGCGATAGGAAAGAATATCCATCTCATCAATGGCGAAGATATTCTGACGAAACTCCAGGCACTGCCGCCACATCGTCAGCAGTCACTGCTTAAGTTCGCCACTGAAGGCGACTTCATGACACCGACGTGCCCTTCGTGTGGAATCAAAATGGCTTTCCGAGCGCCGAAGGCAGGCGGTAATCCGTTTTGGGGGTGTCGGAACTATCCGAGGTGCAAAACCATCTTGCAGGTATCGAAGGGGCAGTAG
- a CDS encoding RloB domain-containing protein — protein MVTHARNRFEQVPRDRVFVLIDAEQDDLLKALKLCELPVQRESKKKGLPEIRIEPVVCDPCFEFWLLLHFRYCDQPFASFADVLPELQAHLPDYEKNDPRIFVRVGGEQGMERALSNVTQLRKVLAQTGASIPATDMDKLIEVLRGLTT, from the coding sequence GTGGTCACCCATGCCCGGAATCGCTTTGAGCAGGTGCCGCGAGATCGTGTGTTCGTACTAATAGATGCCGAACAGGACGACCTGCTGAAGGCGCTCAAACTCTGCGAATTGCCAGTGCAGCGGGAAAGCAAAAAGAAGGGGCTGCCGGAAATCCGAATTGAGCCCGTTGTCTGCGATCCATGTTTCGAATTTTGGCTACTGCTGCATTTCCGCTACTGCGACCAACCATTCGCCAGCTTTGCGGACGTGCTGCCCGAACTTCAGGCTCACTTGCCAGACTACGAAAAGAACGATCCACGAATTTTTGTTCGCGTCGGCGGCGAGCAGGGCATGGAACGCGCACTCTCGAACGTCACCCAACTGAGGAAGGTCCTGGCTCAAACCGGCGCCAGCATTCCCGCCACCGACATGGACAAACTTATAGAAGTACTCCGCGGTCTAACGACGTAA